One Natrinema halophilum genomic window carries:
- a CDS encoding M28 family peptidase: MSDWIGSVFESDAGWTHLERLVDLDNRMAGSEGEREAAELTRDALADAGLRNPRLEPFEIQGWTRGDSAITAGETTQDCIALPRSPSERVIAPLVDLGYGLPEDFEETDVANAIVMVRSDVPNYSDRYIHRREKYHHAVEHGAVGFLYRNHVEGCLPPTGSVGWNEDPIGPIPALGVSKEVGARLARRFDGESITISVEADIHPAESYNVRAEIGPDTDERVLVTSHVDAHDISEGAMDNGAGTAMVVEIATALAEREDDLETCVEFVAFGAEEVGLLGSTRYAEKADRDAIKAVINNDGVVRDRTLSIVTHGFDALEETATDVGDRYGHPIGTVPKVGPHSDHWSFTRWGVPGCHVKSKSDNAGRGWGHTVADTIDKLERRNLSEQAILLTAYVVELARHGVTVEHRDPADIAADLESQGLAEGMRTTGDWPYDE, translated from the coding sequence ATGTCCGACTGGATCGGATCCGTCTTCGAAAGCGACGCGGGCTGGACCCACCTCGAACGACTGGTCGACCTCGATAACCGGATGGCCGGCAGCGAGGGTGAGCGCGAGGCTGCCGAATTGACACGGGATGCACTCGCCGACGCCGGATTACGAAACCCCCGCCTCGAACCCTTCGAGATACAGGGGTGGACGCGCGGTGACAGCGCGATCACGGCCGGTGAGACGACGCAGGACTGCATCGCTCTGCCGCGCAGTCCGTCGGAACGCGTCATTGCACCGCTGGTCGATCTCGGCTATGGCCTCCCCGAAGACTTCGAGGAGACCGACGTTGCAAACGCGATCGTCATGGTCCGTAGCGACGTCCCGAACTACTCCGACCGATACATCCATCGTCGAGAAAAGTACCATCACGCCGTCGAACACGGTGCAGTGGGCTTTCTCTACCGGAATCACGTCGAGGGCTGTCTTCCGCCGACAGGAAGCGTCGGCTGGAACGAGGACCCGATCGGTCCGATCCCCGCCCTCGGTGTCTCGAAAGAGGTCGGTGCCCGTCTGGCCCGCCGATTCGACGGTGAATCGATCACGATCTCCGTCGAGGCCGACATTCACCCCGCTGAAAGTTACAACGTCCGCGCCGAAATCGGGCCGGATACGGACGAGCGCGTTCTCGTGACGAGCCACGTCGACGCTCACGATATATCTGAGGGAGCGATGGACAACGGTGCTGGAACCGCGATGGTGGTCGAGATCGCGACTGCGCTGGCGGAGCGCGAAGACGACCTCGAGACCTGCGTCGAGTTCGTCGCCTTCGGCGCGGAAGAGGTCGGACTTCTCGGATCGACGCGCTACGCCGAGAAAGCCGACCGCGATGCGATCAAGGCGGTGATCAACAACGACGGCGTCGTCCGCGATCGGACGCTCTCGATCGTTACGCACGGATTCGACGCGCTCGAGGAAACCGCAACCGACGTTGGGGACCGGTACGGTCACCCGATCGGAACGGTGCCAAAAGTCGGCCCCCACAGCGATCACTGGTCGTTCACCAGGTGGGGTGTGCCCGGGTGTCACGTCAAATCGAAGTCCGACAACGCCGGCCGCGGCTGGGGTCACACCGTCGCGGATACCATCGATAAGCTCGAGCGCCGCAATCTGTCCGAACAGGCGATTCTCCTGACCGCGTACGTCGTCGAACTCGCCCGCCACGGGGTGACGGTCGAGCACAGGGACCCCGCCGACATCGCGGCAGATCTCGAATCACAGGGACTCGCCGAAGGAATGCGTACGACGGGCGACTGGCCCTACGACGAGTAG
- a CDS encoding polyprenyl synthetase family protein — protein MRETLADWQPAIDEAIATLIPRDIDADYLESFFGSPTYAYDPDGIQHALATPLWDLLDRGGKRWRAILFLVFVEGFGEDPTEYLPYACIPEILHNGTIIVDDVEDGATIRRGEPALHRIYGRDVALNAGNAMYFLPLKILTRNPADLPADRRLAAYEMLMHELNRTHLGQGMDICWHNERQVRIGIDEYLEMCACKTGCLGRIVARLAAIITDQPSEVERAVAEYAELTAVAFQIGDDILDVEHSLGQAGEFGKEFGNDILEGKKTLLVIHALQKSEPDRARRLQEILESDNNTDDEILEALEILEDAGSIDYARERALELAAEARAAIDGLDFDDETTRKLEEFTEFVIERDV, from the coding sequence ATGCGGGAGACGCTTGCCGACTGGCAGCCGGCGATCGACGAGGCGATCGCCACCCTGATTCCACGCGATATCGACGCCGACTACCTCGAGTCCTTCTTCGGTTCTCCGACCTACGCGTACGATCCCGACGGTATCCAGCATGCGTTAGCGACGCCGCTGTGGGACCTGCTCGATCGTGGCGGGAAACGGTGGCGTGCGATACTCTTTCTCGTCTTCGTGGAGGGCTTTGGCGAGGATCCCACCGAATACTTACCCTATGCCTGTATTCCGGAAATTCTGCACAACGGAACAATCATCGTCGACGACGTCGAAGACGGTGCCACGATCCGACGGGGCGAACCGGCGTTGCACCGCATCTACGGCCGCGATGTCGCGCTCAACGCCGGCAATGCGATGTACTTTCTCCCCCTGAAGATCCTCACCCGAAATCCCGCCGACCTCCCGGCCGATCGACGACTGGCCGCCTACGAGATGCTCATGCACGAACTCAACCGGACCCACCTCGGCCAGGGGATGGACATCTGCTGGCACAACGAGCGCCAGGTCCGGATCGGCATCGACGAGTACCTCGAAATGTGTGCGTGCAAAACCGGCTGTCTCGGCCGGATCGTTGCTCGACTGGCCGCGATTATCACCGACCAGCCTTCCGAGGTCGAGCGAGCCGTCGCCGAATACGCGGAACTGACCGCGGTCGCCTTCCAGATCGGCGACGACATCCTTGACGTCGAGCATTCGTTGGGACAGGCCGGCGAATTCGGCAAGGAGTTCGGCAATGACATCCTCGAAGGCAAGAAGACTCTGCTTGTCATTCACGCGCTACAGAAAAGCGAACCCGACCGTGCGCGGCGACTTCAGGAGATTCTCGAATCCGACAACAACACCGACGACGAGATCCTCGAGGCCCTCGAGATTCTCGAAGATGCGGGCAGCATCGATTACGCCCGCGAGCGGGCGCTGGAACTGGCCGCGGAGGCGCGTGCGGCCATCGACGGGCTGGATTTCGACGACGAGACGACTCGCAAGCTAGAGGAGTTCACGGAGTTCGTCATCGAGCGCGACGTGTAA
- a CDS encoding DUF2270 domain-containing protein, whose product MAEPIPENFDSTNPDERNVATAAATDQEEFLSLLPHYYRGEMSQSGNLLSRLDLTTDWAIVTVTAVLALAFQGGDASAYLLLIGIVGVSLFLLFDVRRYRAYDASRARIRLLEENLFANALEPTGTRLENWRAELGNDLRAPTIKVSYWEALSRRLQRIYYPLYLLLGVAWLFRITLYEPGETWTKTASVPGISGAIVAVVVVAFFLVVTVITLWPLQREAKGEFHGDESGRWKQ is encoded by the coding sequence ATGGCGGAACCGATCCCCGAAAACTTCGATTCGACGAACCCCGACGAGCGCAACGTCGCGACCGCGGCGGCGACCGATCAGGAAGAGTTCCTCTCGCTGTTGCCCCACTACTACCGCGGCGAGATGTCACAGTCGGGAAACCTCCTCTCCCGACTCGACCTCACCACAGACTGGGCCATCGTCACGGTCACGGCCGTTCTGGCGCTCGCCTTCCAGGGTGGCGACGCCTCCGCATACCTGCTGTTGATCGGAATCGTCGGCGTCTCGCTGTTTCTCCTGTTCGACGTCCGGCGGTACCGAGCCTACGACGCGAGTCGTGCCAGGATTCGACTCCTTGAGGAAAACTTGTTCGCGAACGCGCTCGAACCGACCGGCACGCGGCTCGAGAACTGGCGCGCGGAGCTCGGCAATGACCTCCGAGCGCCGACAATTAAAGTATCCTACTGGGAGGCCCTTTCGCGTCGATTGCAACGCATTTACTACCCGCTCTACTTGCTGTTGGGGGTCGCGTGGCTGTTTCGAATCACGCTCTACGAGCCCGGAGAGACGTGGACGAAGACCGCTTCCGTCCCCGGTATTTCGGGGGCGATCGTCGCGGTCGTCGTCGTCGCGTTCTTCCTCGTCGTGACCGTAATCACCCTCTGGCCACTCCAGCGAGAGGCGAAAGGCGAGTTCCACGGGGACGAATCCGGGAGGTGGAAGCAGTGA
- a CDS encoding DUF7541 family protein, which translates to MADHSTPGERTDAARPWPMLVALGLAASEVGIVVDFGPIAVGGLVVFAASVAGILSDAAYVERPAEFAATFGGVFVFVGAVLAAQGTGTLSIAPLEPLSGLASRGIALVVAGFLTILGAGIVRIR; encoded by the coding sequence ATGGCCGATCACTCGACACCGGGCGAGCGGACCGACGCCGCGAGACCGTGGCCAATGCTCGTGGCTCTCGGACTCGCGGCCTCGGAGGTCGGTATCGTCGTCGACTTCGGTCCCATCGCCGTCGGCGGACTCGTCGTCTTCGCCGCGAGCGTCGCCGGCATCCTCTCTGACGCAGCGTACGTCGAGCGCCCCGCAGAGTTCGCGGCAACGTTCGGCGGGGTGTTCGTGTTCGTCGGCGCCGTGCTCGCTGCCCAGGGAACCGGGACGCTTTCGATCGCCCCGCTGGAGCCCCTCTCAGGTCTGGCCAGTCGCGGCATCGCGCTCGTCGTCGCCGGCTTCCTTACGATCCTGGGCGCGGGGATCGTTCGGATACGATGA
- a CDS encoding DUF6684 family protein: MSRRAFDTEIALDLAVNLIPFAIIAFFVAVFAAFNPWGFDPLQSTLQFTILLSTMLLLAIATYIAARAIETDDRTRYDVSEFR; encoded by the coding sequence ATGAGCCGACGTGCATTCGACACCGAAATCGCACTCGACCTTGCGGTCAACCTGATACCGTTCGCGATCATCGCGTTCTTCGTCGCGGTCTTCGCCGCGTTCAACCCCTGGGGCTTCGATCCGCTGCAGTCGACACTCCAGTTTACCATTTTACTGTCGACGATGCTCTTGCTCGCGATCGCGACCTACATCGCGGCTCGAGCGATCGAAACCGACGACCGCACGCGTTACGACGTATCCGAGTTCCGATGA
- a CDS encoding DUF7520 family protein has product MAGGTVVGDRTIGGRTTVASLGLALIVATAAFGALLGATLPNFRSVDEISLLVITAPISPLTLAVYGAVAMGSFLVALGYVVQILSRFDDDAV; this is encoded by the coding sequence GTGGCTGGGGGAACCGTGGTCGGTGATCGGACGATCGGCGGCCGAACCACCGTCGCCAGTCTCGGCCTCGCACTCATCGTCGCGACGGCCGCCTTCGGGGCGCTTCTGGGGGCGACGTTGCCGAATTTCCGTAGCGTCGACGAAATTTCCCTGTTGGTGATCACGGCTCCCATCTCGCCGCTCACACTCGCCGTCTACGGAGCCGTCGCGATGGGGTCTTTCCTGGTGGCGCTCGGGTACGTCGTCCAGATTCTGTCGCGGTTCGACGATGATGCGGTGTAA
- a CDS encoding CBS domain-containing protein, with the protein MEVVSDRTKPRVKDYMTRDVATVSPDETVGDVAMRIAESEEHSGFPVTDRRRVEGFVSARDLLLADDGDPIFKVMATDLLVAHPDMKVNDAARVILRSGIQKLPVVDDAGNLVGIISNADVIRSQIERATPEKVGKLMRTLEQIHEIDLREGRRTVPLEELTPTQGRVYADELEGRRYELERGLAEPLVVIDNDGTLLLADGHHRVLAADRLGIDEMDAYVIVVDHEVDLGMARTAAKEDLEQIDDIEVVDYARHPLVQTTKRLQSDGGDEDEDAA; encoded by the coding sequence ATGGAGGTCGTATCGGACCGGACGAAGCCCCGGGTCAAAGACTACATGACGCGCGACGTAGCGACGGTCTCACCGGACGAAACCGTCGGTGATGTGGCGATGCGCATCGCCGAAAGCGAAGAGCACAGTGGCTTTCCTGTCACCGATCGACGCCGCGTCGAGGGCTTCGTCAGCGCCCGTGACCTGCTACTCGCCGACGATGGTGATCCGATCTTCAAGGTCATGGCGACTGATCTATTGGTCGCCCACCCCGACATGAAAGTAAACGACGCTGCGCGGGTCATCCTGCGATCGGGGATTCAGAAGCTTCCCGTCGTCGACGACGCGGGAAATCTCGTCGGAATAATTTCCAACGCCGACGTCATCCGCAGTCAGATCGAACGCGCAACCCCGGAGAAGGTCGGCAAGCTAATGCGAACCCTAGAGCAGATTCACGAGATCGATCTTCGCGAGGGACGCCGGACCGTCCCGCTCGAGGAACTTACCCCGACACAGGGGCGGGTGTACGCGGACGAACTCGAGGGACGGCGATACGAACTCGAGCGCGGGCTAGCCGAGCCGCTGGTGGTTATCGACAATGACGGGACGCTTCTCCTTGCGGACGGCCACCACCGCGTTCTCGCGGCAGATAGATTGGGGATCGACGAGATGGACGCCTACGTCATCGTCGTCGATCACGAAGTCGATCTCGGCATGGCTCGTACTGCAGCGAAAGAAGACCTCGAGCAGATCGACGATATCGAAGTCGTCGATTACGCGCGCCACCCGCTGGTTCAGACGACGAAGCGGCTTCAGTCCGACGGCGGCGACGAGGATGAGGACGCTGCGTAG
- a CDS encoding DHH family phosphoesterase, with protein MVFRLVLGCGTICWQITEELSERDGGRLLVITDDESVVETLRDESVPARRADPTDHATIATIDPPDVIFVAGDRTDVNRATLETARDRFPDASIVAYMGGNATQADRDAFEELADHTVDPTDAMAGRVLEQTTRPAAETAIELRERLSAIDGRLAVVTHDNPDPDAIASAVALVDIAESVGLSADACYFGDISHQENRAMVNLLDLDLRNMGRDDPLDEYAAVALVDHSRPGVNDQLPEDRHVDIVIDHHPPRGPVPGEFVDLRQQAGATSTVLTEYVDRFGLAFHPATATALLYGIRVDTNDFTREVSPADFEAASLLWPHVDTSILRQIEHPSLEGETLETIAQAIKNRMQRGSVAVASVGRVGDRDALPQAADQLLAMEGVETTLVFGFNDEMVYLSARSRAADVDLGETLRDAFDRIGSAGGHADMAGAQLEIGILGSADDEEEVESIVSVVEEVITNRFFEAIETRPGAQIGSYTQTSEWLFTQRGGEDDSESV; from the coding sequence ATGGTTTTTCGGCTCGTGCTCGGTTGCGGGACTATCTGTTGGCAGATCACGGAGGAGTTATCCGAGCGCGACGGCGGGCGGTTACTCGTAATTACCGACGATGAGAGCGTCGTCGAAACGTTGCGCGACGAGAGCGTCCCGGCCCGACGCGCCGACCCGACCGACCACGCTACCATCGCGACCATCGACCCGCCGGACGTGATTTTCGTCGCCGGTGATCGCACCGACGTCAACCGAGCCACGCTCGAGACTGCGCGTGATCGCTTTCCCGACGCGTCGATCGTGGCCTACATGGGCGGGAACGCGACGCAAGCTGATCGCGATGCGTTCGAGGAACTCGCCGACCACACTGTCGATCCGACGGACGCCATGGCGGGTCGGGTGCTTGAGCAAACGACGCGACCAGCGGCCGAAACCGCGATCGAACTCCGGGAACGGCTGTCGGCGATCGACGGCCGGCTTGCAGTCGTGACACACGATAACCCGGACCCGGATGCAATCGCCAGCGCGGTCGCACTGGTCGACATCGCCGAGTCGGTCGGCCTCAGCGCCGACGCCTGCTATTTCGGCGACATCTCTCACCAGGAAAACCGGGCGATGGTCAATCTACTCGATCTCGATCTTCGGAATATGGGGCGTGACGATCCGCTCGACGAGTACGCAGCCGTCGCACTGGTAGACCACTCCCGACCCGGAGTCAACGACCAGCTCCCGGAGGACCGCCACGTCGACATCGTCATTGACCACCACCCTCCTCGCGGTCCGGTTCCGGGAGAATTCGTCGATCTGCGCCAGCAGGCGGGTGCGACCAGCACCGTCCTTACCGAGTACGTCGACCGATTCGGCCTCGCGTTCCATCCGGCGACCGCAACGGCGTTGCTGTACGGCATCCGGGTCGATACGAACGACTTTACACGGGAAGTTTCGCCCGCGGATTTCGAGGCTGCGTCGCTGCTGTGGCCCCACGTCGACACCTCGATCTTGCGCCAGATCGAACACCCTTCACTCGAGGGAGAGACCCTCGAGACGATCGCGCAGGCGATCAAAAACCGGATGCAGCGCGGTTCGGTAGCAGTTGCCAGCGTCGGCCGGGTCGGCGACCGCGACGCGTTGCCACAGGCCGCCGATCAGTTGCTCGCGATGGAGGGCGTCGAGACCACGCTCGTGTTCGGGTTTAACGACGAGATGGTATACCTGTCGGCCCGGTCGCGGGCCGCTGACGTGGACCTCGGGGAGACCCTCCGGGATGCGTTCGACCGGATCGGCAGCGCCGGCGGTCACGCCGACATGGCCGGTGCACAACTCGAAATCGGTATCCTTGGCAGCGCGGACGACGAAGAAGAGGTCGAGTCGATCGTCAGCGTCGTCGAGGAGGTCATAACGAATCGGTTCTTCGAGGCGATCGAGACGCGGCCGGGGGCGCAGATCGGGTCATATACACAGACGAGCGAGTGGCTCTTCACTCAACGTGGTGGGGAAGACGACAGCGAATCAGTCTAA
- a CDS encoding NADH-quinone oxidoreductase subunit N produces MAFVQLPEWAALAPALILAGTALVLFLLDSINPYSTNRTLLAGTAVVGSLSSLAVAVWFTAAGVGATGIENYGVIEIMGDQFVVDQLALYFMSIIAVVTALVTVASHDYLRDHTYQAEYYSLVILAATGMSMMAAANSLVTIFIALELTSLPSYALVAILKDNRGSVEAGLKYFLIGALSSAIFVYGVSLVYGATGSLQLDAVASGLGNAGEMGGLLGLGILMLIGGIAFKTASVPFHFWAPEAYEGAPAPISAFLSSASKAAGFVLAFRVFTTAFPLEATTDVIGVEWTWAFVILAIVTMTVGNFAAATQENVKRMLAYSSIGHAGYVLIGLAGLSTGAADFVMGAAMMHLLVYGFMNTGAFLFVALAEYWGVGRTFEDYNGLAKQAPVACAAMAVFMFSLAGIPLFGGFWSKYLLYTATIEAAADNAVLLVVAASLVVNSALSLFYYSRLVKALWIEDPVIDRDRLAQPTGLYAAVIVAAVMTVLILPAFDPIANAALEAAAAVIA; encoded by the coding sequence ATGGCGTTCGTACAACTCCCCGAGTGGGCAGCACTTGCACCGGCACTGATCCTGGCGGGAACGGCGCTCGTCTTGTTCCTGCTAGACAGCATCAACCCGTACTCGACGAATCGAACGCTGCTCGCCGGCACCGCCGTCGTCGGCTCGCTTTCGTCGCTGGCCGTCGCCGTCTGGTTTACCGCCGCCGGCGTCGGCGCGACGGGAATTGAAAACTACGGCGTCATCGAGATCATGGGCGACCAGTTCGTCGTCGACCAACTGGCCCTGTACTTCATGAGCATTATCGCGGTCGTCACCGCCCTCGTTACGGTCGCGAGTCACGACTACTTGCGCGATCACACCTACCAGGCCGAGTACTACTCGCTGGTGATCCTCGCGGCGACGGGCATGTCGATGATGGCCGCGGCCAACAGCCTCGTGACCATCTTCATCGCCCTCGAGCTGACGAGCCTGCCATCGTACGCGCTGGTCGCGATCCTGAAGGACAACCGGGGCAGCGTCGAAGCCGGGCTAAAGTACTTCCTGATCGGGGCGCTGTCCTCGGCGATTTTCGTCTACGGGGTCAGCCTCGTCTACGGCGCGACCGGTTCACTGCAGCTCGATGCCGTCGCGTCCGGTCTCGGCAACGCAGGCGAGATGGGCGGTCTGCTCGGGTTGGGAATCCTGATGCTGATCGGCGGGATCGCGTTCAAGACTGCGAGCGTCCCCTTCCACTTCTGGGCTCCGGAGGCCTACGAAGGCGCACCGGCACCGATCTCAGCATTCCTCTCGTCGGCCTCGAAAGCCGCCGGTTTCGTGCTCGCGTTCCGTGTGTTCACGACGGCGTTCCCGCTCGAGGCGACGACGGACGTCATCGGCGTCGAGTGGACGTGGGCGTTCGTGATTCTCGCGATCGTCACGATGACGGTCGGGAACTTCGCGGCGGCGACCCAGGAGAACGTAAAGCGGATGCTCGCGTACTCCTCGATCGGCCACGCCGGGTACGTACTGATCGGGCTGGCGGGCCTCTCGACCGGAGCAGCCGATTTCGTCATGGGCGCGGCTATGATGCACCTGCTGGTCTACGGCTTCATGAACACGGGTGCGTTCCTGTTCGTGGCGCTGGCAGAGTACTGGGGCGTCGGTCGAACGTTCGAAGATTACAACGGTCTCGCCAAACAGGCGCCGGTCGCCTGCGCCGCGATGGCCGTCTTCATGTTCAGCCTCGCGGGCATTCCCCTCTTCGGCGGCTTCTGGAGCAAGTACCTGCTGTACACCGCGACGATCGAGGCAGCCGCCGATAATGCGGTACTGCTCGTCGTCGCCGCTTCGCTCGTCGTCAATAGCGCGCTCTCGCTGTTCTACTACTCGCGGCTGGTCAAGGCGCTCTGGATCGAGGACCCGGTCATCGACCGAGATCGACTCGCCCAGCCGACTGGTCTCTACGCAGCGGTAATCGTAGCCGCCGTCATGACGGTCCTCATCCTACCGGCGTTCGATCCGATCGCCAACGCCGCACTCGAGGCGGCAGCCGCCGTCATCGCCTGA
- a CDS encoding complex I subunit 4 family protein, which produces MMIEILIAVTLVGALVTFVAPNRIAGKLAFAISLVPAALSLWLFAAFDGSGNALLDGELAFESRVPWIELGDYTISWFVGLDGISLPLVVLTTILCTLAIVSSWTPIDERESQFYGLILFIEANLIGVFTALDFFLWFVFWEAVLIPMYLLIGIWGGPRRKYAAIKFFVYTNVASLVMFGAFIALVFGLGDVTSFALPEITTAMLEGGPDGLFGLSGTAFASAVFVAMFLGFAVKVPVVPFHTWLPDAHVEAPTPASVLLAGVLLKMGTYALLRFNFTMFPEQVEAYAIPIAAIAVISVIYGAMLALAQTDLKRIVAYSSVSSMGYVILGLVAYTQFGVGGATFQMVSHGLISGLMFMAVGVIYNATHTRMVTDMSGLADRMPIAVGVLVAGAFGYMGLPLMSGFAAEYFIFFGAFGSDLLEYSPLFTGLAMFGIVIVAGYLLFAMQRTVFGPYRLETDYDVGRAPVHDVASMVVLLGLIIVLGVAPDLIFDMITDAVDPILQGGDL; this is translated from the coding sequence ATGATGATCGAAATACTGATCGCGGTGACACTGGTGGGCGCGCTGGTAACGTTCGTCGCGCCAAATCGAATCGCTGGCAAACTGGCCTTTGCGATTAGCCTCGTTCCGGCGGCGCTGAGCCTCTGGCTGTTCGCCGCCTTCGACGGCAGCGGCAACGCCTTGCTCGACGGCGAGTTGGCGTTCGAATCGCGGGTACCGTGGATCGAACTCGGTGACTACACGATCTCGTGGTTCGTCGGTCTGGACGGGATTAGCCTCCCGCTGGTGGTCCTGACGACGATCCTCTGTACGCTAGCGATCGTCAGCTCGTGGACGCCGATCGACGAGCGCGAGTCGCAGTTCTACGGTCTCATCCTGTTCATCGAAGCCAACCTGATCGGCGTCTTTACCGCGCTCGATTTCTTCCTCTGGTTCGTCTTCTGGGAGGCTGTCCTGATCCCGATGTACCTGTTGATCGGCATCTGGGGCGGCCCGCGCAGAAAGTACGCCGCGATCAAGTTCTTCGTCTACACGAACGTGGCATCGCTCGTGATGTTCGGCGCGTTCATCGCGCTGGTCTTCGGCCTCGGCGACGTCACGTCCTTTGCGCTGCCGGAAATCACGACGGCGATGCTCGAGGGCGGTCCCGACGGCCTCTTTGGCCTCAGCGGGACGGCGTTCGCGTCCGCGGTCTTCGTCGCGATGTTCCTCGGCTTCGCGGTGAAGGTACCCGTCGTTCCGTTCCACACGTGGTTGCCGGACGCCCACGTCGAAGCGCCGACGCCGGCCTCGGTGTTGCTCGCGGGCGTCTTGCTGAAGATGGGAACCTACGCCCTATTGCGGTTTAACTTCACGATGTTCCCCGAGCAGGTCGAGGCATACGCGATTCCGATCGCAGCGATCGCCGTCATCAGCGTCATCTACGGCGCGATGCTGGCGCTCGCCCAGACTGACCTGAAGCGGATCGTCGCTTACTCGTCAGTTTCGTCGATGGGCTACGTCATCCTCGGACTCGTCGCCTACACCCAGTTCGGCGTCGGTGGCGCGACGTTCCAGATGGTCTCCCACGGCCTCATTTCGGGGCTGATGTTCATGGCCGTCGGCGTCATCTACAACGCTACCCACACACGGATGGTCACTGACATGTCCGGGCTGGCCGACCGGATGCCGATCGCGGTGGGGGTGCTGGTCGCCGGCGCGTTCGGTTACATGGGACTCCCGCTTATGAGCGGATTCGCCGCGGAATACTTCATCTTCTTCGGCGCGTTCGGCTCCGACCTGCTCGAGTACTCGCCGTTGTTTACCGGGCTGGCCATGTTTGGCATCGTCATCGTCGCGGGCTACCTGCTGTTTGCGATGCAGCGGACGGTGTTCGGACCGTATCGACTCGAGACCGACTACGACGTGGGCCGTGCACCCGTCCACGACGTCGCGTCGATGGTCGTGTTACTGGGACTGATCATCGTCCTCGGAGTGGCCCCGGACCTGATATTCGACATGATAACCGACGCAGTCGATCCGATTCTCCAGGGAGGTGACCTCTGA